The genomic stretch TGCCGGTAAAGTCCAGCTCCCACAAGCCCAGGTCGTTGATGGCAGGCAGGGCCAGCGGCATCTCCCTGATGGGGTGCACGTCGTGCGAACGGTGGGCGTGCATGCCCAGCTTCCCCGACGGGGTCACGGCGAAGCCCACGCGGGTGCGCCAGCCGAGCCCGGCCAGCTGCTCTGGCGTGCCTGCGGTGTCCACGTCCTCGACCCCTGCGGCAAACAGCGCATCAATGCGGTCCGCGGCCAGCCCGCCCAGGCGCTCCAGCTGTTCCCGGACCACCGCGGTCTTCAGCTCCAGCTGGCCCTTGCGTGAGACGTGGCCGAATTCGGCCCCGCCCACGGGGGCGGCGTTGCGTGCAGCGGCGCGCAGGGCGTCGGCCTCAGGCCAAAAGTGGGGCACGCGTTCGGGCGAGGCGACCAACACCTTGGTGACGTCTGCACGCCAAAACTTGGCATCGGCGTCGTTCTCGGTCAGGGCAATCTCCACCGTCTCGCCGGGGATGGCGTGGCGGACAAAGATGACGCGGCCCTCATGCCGGGCCACGCAATGGCCGCCGTGGGCCACGGGGCCCACAGTCACTTCAAGGCGCGGCGAATCGGCGGGACGGGTGCTGCTGGGCTGGCTCATGATGCTCTATTCCTGGTATTTCTTCGCGTCGGTGGAGGATTTCAGCTGCCATGGCACGCTGGCAACCACCACCCCTGGTTCAAAGTGCAGCCGCGTCTTGATGCGCAGGGCAGTCTGGTTGTGCACCAGCTGCTCCCACCATTTGCCCACCACGTATTCGGGGATGTACACCACAATCAAGTCGCGGGGCGCGTCTTGGCGCATGGCCTTGATGTGGTTGATCAGCGGCGTCAGCGTTTCCCGGTACGGGCTCGCCAACACTGTCAACGGTACCGGGATGGACAGCCGCTCCCAATCCGCGATGGTGGCCTCGGTCTCGGCGGCGTCCACGTCAACCGTGACGGCTTCGAGCGTGGAGGGCCGGGATGCGCGGGCGAAGGCGATGGCGCGCATGACCGGCTTGCGGACATGTGAGACCAAGATCACCGCGTGGATGCGGGCGGGCAGGGCCTTGACGGCCGAGTCCGTGTCCACAGCCAGTTCCCTGGCCACGTTGTCGTAGTGGGCACGGATGCTCCACATGATCACGAACAGCACCGCCATGGCCAGCAGCGCGATCCAGGCGCCCTGCTCGAACTTGGTGACAAGCACGATGACCAGAACGGTCAGGGTCATGCTGAAGCCGACCGTGTTGATGATCCGGGAGCGCTTCATGCGGAATCGCACGTGCCGGTCCTTGACCTTCAGCAGCTCCCGCGTCCAGTGCCGGATCATGCCCAGCTGGCTGGCGGTGAAGGAGATGAACACGCCCACGATGTAGAGCTGGATGAGCCTTGTGACGTCAGCGTTGAAGGCGATGATGAGCACCAGCGCGCCGGCGGCCAGCAGCAGCACGCCGTTGCTGAACGCGAGGCGGTCCCCGCGGGTGCGCAGCTGGCGCGGCAGGTAGCCGTCCTGCGCCAGGATGGAAGCCAGCACGGGGAATCCGTTGAAGGCGGTGTTGGAGGCGAACACCAGGATGGTGCCGGTGGCGGCCACGATAAGGAAGAACGGGAATGAGCCGGCACCGAAGATGGTGGCGGCGATCTGGCTGATCGACGGGTTCTGCACGTAGTCAACCGGCGGGGCGACGCCGTTCACCAGGAATTCGGTGTGCGGGTCGGCCACGATGTGCACACCCGTGGCGTTGGCCAGGAACAGGATGCTGGCCATCATGCCCGCGGCGATGACACCAAGCATGAGCAGCGTGCTCGCGGCGTTTTTGCTCTTGGGCTTGCGGAAGTTCGGCACGCCGTTGCTGATCGCCTCAACGCCTGTCAGGGCGGCGGCACCCGAGGAGAACGCCCGCAGCAGCAGGAACGCGCCGGCCAGCCCCACCAGGCCCTGGTTGAAGGCGGCTTCCGGAACAATCTCAAAGTCGGCCGACGGCGCCCGGCCCAGTGTGCCCCTGGCCGCCTGGAACAGCCCGGCCGCGGTCATGGCGAAGATGCAGAACATGAAGATGTAGGTCGGCACGGCAAAGACTGTGCCGGCCTCCTTGATGCCGCGCAGGTTGACCAGCGCCAGGATGATGACACCGACGACGGCGATCACGGCCTGGGTGCCGTGCCAGCCGGGTATCGCGGTGGCAAGGTAATTGGCTGCCGAGGACATGGACACCGCCACGGTGAGCACGTAGTCCACCATGAGCGCCGAGGCCACGGTGAGCCCGGCCCCCTTGCCGAGGTTCACCGTGGCAATTTCGTAGTCGCCGCCGCCTGACGGGTAGGCGTGGACGTTCTGCCGGTAGGAGGCCACCACGGTCAGCAGCACCACCATGACCGCCAGGCCCACCCAGGGAGAGAGCGACACGGCGGCCACGCCGGCGAGGGCCAGCGTCAGCAGGATTTCATCCGGCGCGTATGCCACGGATGAGAGCGCGTCGGAAGCGAACACCGGAAGCGCGATGCGCTTGGGCAGCAGCGTGTGGGCAAGCCGGTCGTTGCGGAACGGCCGACCCACAAGGGTTCGCTTGAACGCGTTGAAGAAATTCAGCACGCGGGTAACGCTAGCACCCCGCGGGCGCGCGGGCCCCGTGTGTCACCCGCTCCGGCGAGCCTGCGGCAAGGTAGCGACGCATGCGCCGGGCTGGCCGGGCCCCTGGCGGGGCGGCACCACGGGTGCGGGCTGCCGCCGTGGCAGACTGTACCTCAGGCTGGCAGCTCTGCCGGCCCGCAGCGCCCGGCGCAGGCACCCCGCGCGGGGCGACTTGACCGGAACCCTGCCGGCGGCGTGAAATTGTAGCCGCACCGCATGCCAGACGCAGGCGGGCCCAACAGCGGAACTTGCGGCAGGCGCCGCAAGTCCCGCAGGAGAATGGAGCAACAGTGGCGCACTTCGTCATCATGGGCTGCGGCCGCGTGGGCGCGACCCTGGCGCACACGCTGGAGGATTCCGGGCACTCGGTTGCCATCATCGACCAGGACGAGCGTGCATTCCGGCGGCTGCGGACCGGTTTTGGCGGGCGCAAGATCACCGGCGTGGGCTTTGACCAGGACACCCTGAAGCAGGCCGACATTGAGAACGCCTACGCCTTTGCGGCGGTTTCCAGCGGCGACAACTCGAACATCCTGGCCACCCGGGTGGCCCGCGAGACCTTCCACGTGGAGCACGTGGTGGCCCGGATCTACGACCCCGGGCGCGCAGAAATCTACCAGCGCCTCGGCATCCCCACAGTCGCGGCTGTGCGCTGGAGCGCCGACCAGGTGCTGCGGCGCATCCTGCCGGAGACCGCCATCAAGGGCGACTTCCGGGAGCCGTCGGGGCGGCTGTTCCTGACCGAACTGTCGCTGCACCCTGACTGGATAGGCCGGCACATTCTGGACATTGAGGCCGCGGCGCGGGTGCGCGTGGCCTACCTGACACGTTTTGGCGAGGGCATGCTGCCCGGTCCCGACACCAGCTACCAGCAGGGCGACACCGTGCACGCCATGGTGGTCGGTGCCCAGGCGGCCGAGATCGGCCACATCCTTGCCAGCCCGCCATCGAAGGAGATTTAGCATGCTGGTTGTCATAGTCGGTGCCGGCAGCGTGGGCTGCTCCATCGCCAAGGAACTGCTCTCCAA from Arthrobacter stackebrandtii encodes the following:
- a CDS encoding APC family permease, whose translation is MLNFFNAFKRTLVGRPFRNDRLAHTLLPKRIALPVFASDALSSVAYAPDEILLTLALAGVAAVSLSPWVGLAVMVVLLTVVASYRQNVHAYPSGGGDYEIATVNLGKGAGLTVASALMVDYVLTVAVSMSSAANYLATAIPGWHGTQAVIAVVGVIILALVNLRGIKEAGTVFAVPTYIFMFCIFAMTAAGLFQAARGTLGRAPSADFEIVPEAAFNQGLVGLAGAFLLLRAFSSGAAALTGVEAISNGVPNFRKPKSKNAASTLLMLGVIAAGMMASILFLANATGVHIVADPHTEFLVNGVAPPVDYVQNPSISQIAATIFGAGSFPFFLIVAATGTILVFASNTAFNGFPVLASILAQDGYLPRQLRTRGDRLAFSNGVLLLAAGALVLIIAFNADVTRLIQLYIVGVFISFTASQLGMIRHWTRELLKVKDRHVRFRMKRSRIINTVGFSMTLTVLVIVLVTKFEQGAWIALLAMAVLFVIMWSIRAHYDNVARELAVDTDSAVKALPARIHAVILVSHVRKPVMRAIAFARASRPSTLEAVTVDVDAAETEATIADWERLSIPVPLTVLASPYRETLTPLINHIKAMRQDAPRDLIVVYIPEYVVGKWWEQLVHNQTALRIKTRLHFEPGVVVASVPWQLKSSTDAKKYQE
- a CDS encoding potassium channel family protein, with amino-acid sequence MAHFVIMGCGRVGATLAHTLEDSGHSVAIIDQDERAFRRLRTGFGGRKITGVGFDQDTLKQADIENAYAFAAVSSGDNSNILATRVARETFHVEHVVARIYDPGRAEIYQRLGIPTVAAVRWSADQVLRRILPETAIKGDFREPSGRLFLTELSLHPDWIGRHILDIEAAARVRVAYLTRFGEGMLPGPDTSYQQGDTVHAMVVGAQAAEIGHILASPPSKEI